The Heterodontus francisci isolate sHetFra1 chromosome 35, sHetFra1.hap1, whole genome shotgun sequence sequence tcttgtaatgtttcctctgccctcctggtagcttcttgccctgatggagttcagagtagaaagcttgttttgcgactctggcgtcaggcatggggatgatgtggcccatccaacatacctgactagccatgaccagtgtctcgatactggggatgttggcctgagagaggacactgatattgcagcgcctgtcctgcaactgaatttgcaggatcttgcggaatcaccaccggtgatatctctccagggctttgagatgtctgctgtacagtgtccatatttctgacacatacaggagggcaggtaacactgcagccatgtcaaccatgagcttggtgtctgatttgagttctttgtcatcaaacattcttttcctcagaggactgaaggctacgctgacacactagacgtgatgctgagtgtcattgtcgatatctgcccttggtgacaggaggttcccaaggtatgagcagtgatccacattgcccagtggttcaccatggatcttgatagtcgaggggcagtgtcggggagcaggctggtagaggacctctgtcttctggatgttttgcttaaggccaattatttcatacacctccgtgaatgcattgatcagggtttgacgcttggcctctgagtgtgcgcatacgcaggcgtcgtcagcatactgcagcttgatgacaaaggttggagtggccttacatctggactggaggcaacataggttaaatagtttccctctcgtcctgtagagtagatctacacatgcgacctaaagaacagctgatgggctgaaagaacactggaacaacaaaaacttgctgacagccacgacatgtgaggattcttcagcacagtcaagaccatttctggcccaaattaccaaggacctaccctactgagagtaaagaatggagtgacactgatcaaggtcagagaggcaatcagcactcgttggaagtagcactttgaagatctcctcaatcgtgactcagtccttgatgcgagtgcccttgaccgcattccacagcatgctacccaccgtgctgtcagtacaatcccaggctgacagagattgaaaaggacatctgacagctaaaaaacaataaggccgctggcatagatggaattcccatcaaaattctaaaatctggcagagaagcactcttgacacaaatacgcggtctcatttccctcatttggaaggaggagagtatgacaggggatctccgagacactgtaatagtgatcatctttaaagaaggtgacaagactgactgtggtaactacagaggggtatccctgctgtccaccacagggaaggtcatcacaagagtccttctcaactgcctcctccccgtggctgaagagctcctactggaatcacaatgtggattctgtccatcaagtagcacaatggacatgatcttcaaagcaagacaactccaagaaaatgtagggagcagcaacaacctttctacctggtcttctctgacctgacaaaggccttcgactctaccaaccaggagggattatggaacgtcctcaaatttggctgcccagagaaattcatcatcatcctctgacgactgcatgatgacatgcaagctgtaatccttccaacggaccgaccactgacccaatcccaatgcaaactggggtcgagcaaggctgtgtcatcgcaccaatgctcttttccatcatccttgccgcaacactccacctcatctcctcatactcacagtaccagagactgacagatacagaatggatgtcacactcacagtaccagagactgacagatacagaatggatgtcacactcacagtaccagagtctgacagatacagaatggatgtcacactcacagtaccagagtctgacagatacagaatggatgtcacactcacagtaccagagtctgacagatacagaatggatgtcacactcacagtaccagagactgacagatacagaatgaatccacacagcaccggagacttcttttgttcttcttcttctttggcctccttgtctcgagagacaatgggtaagtgcctggagcttgtcagtggtttgtgaagcagcgtctggaatggctataaaggcaaattctggagcgacagactcttccacaggtgctgcagataaaattggttgtcagggctgttacacagttgtctctccccttgagcttctgtcttttttcctgccaactgctaagtctcttcgactcaccacactttagctccgcatttatggctgtccgccagctctggcaatcactggcaactgactcccacgacttgtgatcaatgtcacaggacttcatgtcgtgtttgcaaacgactttaaagcagagacatggatggtcggtggttctgataccagtgacgagctcgctgtacaatgtgtccttggggatcctgccatcttccatgcggctcacatggccaagccatctcaagcgccgctggctccgtagggtgtatatgctggggatgttgaccgcctcaaggacttctgtgttggagatacggtcctgccacctgatgccaaggattctccagaggcagcaaagatggaatgtattgagacgtcactcttggctgacatacgttgtccaggcctcgctgccgtagagcaaagtactgaggacacaggcttgatttacttggacttttgtgttccgtgtcagtgtgccatttccccacactcacttggccagtctggacatagcagtgttctcgcacctacactgtttgggatcttcttctccctgctgctctcacatgcgttcaagtcttcagaagaaggaattttcctccacacaagatcagatggcagtttgttcaaccttgcccgtctaagagcgaagagcaaagtacagaaagtccgcatcagggaactcctctttgctgacgatgctgcattaacatcccacactgaagagtgtctgcagagactcattgacagcattgcggctgcctgcaacgaatttggcctcaccatcagcctcaagaaaacgaacatcatgggacaggacattataaatactccatccatcaatatgggcgaacacgctctggaagtggttcaagagttcacctgtccaggctcaactatcaccagtaacctgtctctcgatgcagaagtcaacaagcacatgggaaaggcttccactggtatgtccagactggccaagagagtgtgggaaaatggcgcactgacacggaaccagagactgagagctaccaaattacataaaacactcaaacacagtagcagagagtaaaataaacggaattaattgcacactcacatgcaatagcagagacacaacgacacagaatcagtcaataagtgtcctcccaacaacagccaggacatttccagggagctctGCACAGGAAGCGGCTGTTTTACTCtaaactgggactggagagagtctttctgaaatatacttacagattgcagtaagggtgtttgtgattggtttcaaatatttattctgattggatggcggaagacaccaattggagaattacaatataaaaccgttttgacatcactcccaatcacccaatcacaatcttaactttcccccatccctcattagcatagagctgtgggattgtctatttaatccgcactcggaaggggtttggtttattcctgtgtctgaaattgaaactgaagatggttgaggagaagaagaaagcagctgctaagaagggcgccaagaaaactgtgagtaaaccgtcagcaaagggaggcaaaaggcggagaaagtcgaggaaggagagttactccatctacatctacaaagtgatgaagcaggttcaccctgacaccggcatctcctccaaggccatgagcatcatgaactcgtttgtgaacgatattttcgagcgcatcgcgggtgaggcttcccgcctggcccattacaacaagcgcagcaccatcagctctcgggagatccagaccgccgtgcgcctgctgctgcccggggagctggccaagcacgccgtgtcggaagggacaaaggcggtgaccaagtacaccagctccaagtaaaactgcacaatggactgaaaaacatcccaaacacaacggctcttttaagagccacccacaatctctctgaaaaagctacaacatcatcccgataggatcaatttttttttatactaagggtctggaactttctaattgcctttgtgatatctgttttaaccccatggattctgggtgattcaggttcactgttgagatctttgtgtctctacttaataatgccgtgtaaattaattactgatcactgaccccatgtgcgcgttcattttcgctattgtactatttcgtcaatgagctgacagatcagttctcagtcacttgtttcccttgttcaagctcggcctcaataataagtacatttactagaaaccccgctgttgtaggaaacctcagtctctcatttcaactcctgacagtaaaaatcttctctccacttttgtctcccacaaataggttcaatctcgaatcagtgatgcggtatcttgacaaagattgatctgaaatgtgtccgcttccagaatgctgtgaatgagactctctgccgccgcttacagactgtttcaaaaaggacggagaatagtccgagatcaaagcgcacatgggctcagtgatcagtaattaatttacgcggCACTATtacgtagagacacaaagatctcagacagtgaaactgaatcacccagaatccatggggctaaaagagatcagaaaggcaattagaaagttccagactcttcgtataaaagaacaaaacaaatcaaaacccgagagatgatgttgtagctttttcagagagattgtgggtggctcttaaaagagccgttgtgtttgatctgtttttcagtccattgtgcagttttacttggagctggtgtacttggtcaccgcctttgtcccttccgacacggcgtgcttggccagctccccgggcagcagcaggcgcacggcggtctggatctcccgggagctgatggttctgcgcttgttgtaatgggccaggcgggaagcctcacccgcgatgcgctcgaaaatatcgttcacaaacgagttcatgatgctcatggccttggaggagatgccggtgtcggggtgaacctgcttcatcactttgtagatgtagatggaataactctccttcctcgactttctccgcttcttgccgccctttgctgacggtttactcacagttttcttggcgcccttcttagcagctgctttcttcttctcctcaaccatcttcagtttcaatttcagacacagaaataaaccaaaccccttccgagtgcggattaaatagacaatcccacagctctatgctcatgagggatgggggaaagtaaagattgtgattgggagtgatgtcacaatgggttTAAGTTGTCatactataattggtgtccttcaccatccaatcacattcaaactttgcagccaatcacaaacattcgtactgcaatcgGGAAGTATGTTTCACAAAGACTGTCTCCAGCTGCAGTTCACATTGAAAGAGTcgctccctgtgtcaagctctctggaaatgttctgcatgttgttgaaaggacgctttttgatgattctgtgtcgttgctattgcatgtgagtgtgcaattaattccatttcttttattctctgctcctgtgtttgagtgtgttctgtcattcagcagttctcagtctctggtgctggatggatttattccgtatttatttatttcgagatgttgcactgaaacaggcccttcggcccaccgagtctgtgccgaccaacaatcacccatttatactaaccctgcagtaatcccaacctacactaggagcaatttacaatgaccaatttacctatcaacctgcaagtctttggcggtgggaggaaaccggagcacccggcgaaaacccacgcggtcacagggagaacttgcaaattccgcacaggcggtacccagaattgaacccgggtccctggagctgtgaggctgcagtgctaaccactgcaccactgtatctgtcagactctggtactgtgtttgagtatgacatccattctgtatctgtcagtctctgttgctgtgtttgagtgtgaggagttgaggcggagtgttgcggcgaggaagatggaaaagagcgttggtgcgatgacacagacttagttgaccccagtttgcattgggattgggtcagtggtaggtccgttgggaaggattacagcttgcatgtcatcatgcagtcgttggaggttggtgacgaatttttccggcagccaaatttgaggaagacgttccataatccctcctggttggtagagtcgaaggcctttgtcaggtccgagaagaccaggtagaaaggttgctgctgctccctacattttcttggcgttgtcttgctgtgaagatcatgtccattgtgcttcttgatggacagaatccacattgtgattccagtaggagatcttcagccacggggaagagacagttgagaaggactcttgtgatgaccttccctgtagtgaacagctgggattcccctctgtcattaccacagtcggtcttgtcaccatttttggtgatgatcacaatgacagcatctcagagatccctggcatgctcttgtccttccagctgagggaaatgagaccatgtat is a genomic window containing:
- the LOC137350399 gene encoding histone H2B 1/2-like — encoded protein: MGLVTLPRNALCSWDVLYQLSFVEQFLRESTFDHWSIRQWDAHRDKHQLLLEDYQFGERRPLEKKKAAAKKGAKKTVSKPSAKGGKRRRKSRKESYSIYIYKVMKQVHPDTGISSKAMSIMNSFVNDIFERIAGEASRLAHYNKRSTISSREIQTAVRLLLPGELAKHAVSEGTKAVTKYTSSK